In one Thermococcus sp. 2319x1 genomic region, the following are encoded:
- a CDS encoding ATP-dependent helicase, translating into MIRFANREYSDEEIYALLDKPIAEWFRRKFGTFTPPQRYAVVEIHKGENVLISSPTGSGKTLSAFLAAINELVLLGKEGKLEDQIYVLYVSPLRALNNDIRRNLEEPLNEIREVYKELGYELPEIRVAVRTSDTSSYEKQKMAKKPPHILITTPESLAIALNAPKFRERLKTVKYVIVDEVHALAENKRGTHLTLSLERLQNLAGDFVRIGLSATIHPLEEVAKFVFGYNDDGTPRSGLIVDVSFAKQTEIRVESVVEDLIYAPASELSEALYKRLDELIEQHRTTLIFTNTRSGAERVAYHLKKKFPKYAELIETHHSSLSRDVRLEVEEKLKRGELKAVVSSTSLELGIDIGSIDLVVLIGSPKSVNRALQRIGRAGHRLHEVSKGVILVLDRDDLVECTVLAHNARNRRLDRIKIPQNPLDVLVQHLLGMALERVWDIKEAYALVRRAYPYRNLDFEDFMSVLHYLAGEYAGLEEKKVYAKIWLDEEEGKFGKRGKMTRAIYYMNTGTIPDEAKIEVYTLDKRFIGTVEEEFAERLMPGDIFVLAGRTYEFKKSRGNRIYVVPKEGAKPTIPAWFSEMLPLSFDLALDVQRFRREIKGLLGNKRAKRLLMKKYQIDEKAAKAILGYFREQGRYSTIPDDEILLVEEVFDERRAKYFFHTLIGRRANEALSRAFAYLISKKKRTNVGIAISDNGFMLILPKEKPLSEEEIKELFQVEDLRGTLKRALDNTELLKRRFRHVANRGLLILRRYMGRKKSLSRQQLNAQTLLRLLKKNYPDFPLLKEVYREIMEDKMDIENAELFLSWVKEGKIKVVIEHNELPSPFAFNLEVIGASDVVLMEDRRELIKQLHSKIMKLIEEKA; encoded by the coding sequence ATGATAAGGTTTGCAAACAGGGAATACAGCGATGAGGAAATCTACGCCTTACTCGATAAGCCCATTGCAGAGTGGTTTAGGCGTAAGTTCGGTACTTTTACTCCTCCCCAGAGATACGCCGTGGTAGAAATCCACAAGGGAGAAAACGTCCTAATATCCTCTCCAACGGGTAGTGGAAAAACTTTGTCGGCTTTTTTAGCTGCTATAAACGAGCTTGTTCTTCTTGGAAAGGAGGGCAAGCTTGAAGACCAGATTTACGTTCTCTACGTTTCCCCGCTGAGAGCCTTGAACAATGACATAAGAAGAAACCTTGAGGAGCCGTTAAATGAGATAAGAGAAGTTTACAAAGAGTTAGGCTATGAATTGCCTGAGATAAGGGTGGCTGTTAGAACAAGCGATACCTCAAGCTATGAAAAGCAGAAGATGGCAAAAAAGCCACCCCATATTTTGATAACCACTCCTGAAAGTCTGGCAATAGCGTTAAATGCCCCAAAATTTAGAGAGAGGCTGAAAACAGTTAAATACGTGATCGTTGATGAGGTCCATGCCTTGGCTGAGAACAAAAGGGGCACTCATTTGACCTTAAGCCTTGAGAGACTTCAAAATCTTGCTGGAGACTTCGTAAGAATTGGCCTAAGTGCGACGATACATCCCCTTGAAGAGGTTGCCAAGTTTGTCTTTGGCTACAACGATGATGGAACCCCACGTTCTGGTTTAATAGTTGATGTTAGCTTTGCAAAGCAGACTGAAATTAGGGTTGAGAGCGTAGTTGAGGATCTCATCTATGCCCCAGCCAGTGAACTCAGCGAGGCCTTGTATAAACGGTTGGATGAGCTTATAGAGCAGCATCGGACAACTTTAATATTCACAAACACACGAAGCGGTGCCGAGAGGGTAGCTTATCACCTAAAGAAGAAGTTCCCGAAATATGCGGAATTAATTGAGACTCATCATTCAAGCCTTTCCCGGGATGTCAGGCTTGAAGTTGAGGAGAAACTGAAGAGAGGGGAGCTCAAGGCGGTAGTTTCAAGCACCTCTCTGGAGCTGGGCATTGATATCGGAAGCATTGATCTTGTTGTTTTAATAGGCTCCCCCAAGAGCGTCAACAGGGCACTTCAAAGAATTGGGAGGGCCGGGCACAGGTTGCATGAGGTCAGCAAAGGTGTGATCCTTGTTTTGGATAGGGATGATTTAGTGGAATGCACAGTTTTGGCCCATAACGCGAGAAATAGAAGGCTTGACAGAATTAAAATTCCCCAGAATCCACTGGATGTTCTTGTGCAGCACCTCCTTGGAATGGCTCTGGAGAGGGTTTGGGATATAAAAGAAGCTTATGCTCTTGTTAGGAGAGCTTATCCATACCGCAACTTGGACTTTGAGGACTTCATGAGCGTTTTGCACTATCTCGCTGGAGAATACGCAGGTTTGGAGGAAAAGAAGGTTTATGCAAAAATCTGGCTCGATGAAGAGGAAGGCAAATTCGGTAAGAGAGGGAAAATGACGAGGGCAATCTACTACATGAACACCGGGACGATCCCAGATGAAGCAAAAATTGAAGTTTACACTCTCGATAAGCGCTTCATAGGAACTGTCGAGGAGGAATTCGCCGAAAGATTAATGCCCGGGGATATCTTCGTTTTAGCAGGCAGAACCTATGAGTTTAAAAAATCTAGGGGCAACAGAATATATGTTGTGCCAAAGGAAGGGGCGAAGCCCACAATCCCGGCGTGGTTTTCTGAGATGCTGCCGCTGAGCTTTGATTTGGCCTTGGATGTGCAGCGATTTAGAAGGGAGATTAAGGGACTGCTGGGCAACAAAAGGGCTAAAAGACTCCTTATGAAAAAGTATCAAATTGATGAAAAAGCTGCAAAGGCCATTCTGGGATATTTCAGGGAGCAGGGGAGGTATTCCACAATTCCAGATGACGAGATTCTTTTGGTTGAGGAGGTCTTTGACGAGAGAAGGGCTAAGTATTTCTTCCATACCCTAATTGGAAGAAGGGCAAACGAAGCCCTAAGCAGGGCCTTTGCATACCTTATCAGCAAGAAGAAGAGAACAAACGTGGGAATAGCAATAAGCGATAACGGCTTCATGCTTATCCTCCCTAAGGAGAAGCCCCTAAGCGAAGAGGAAATTAAGGAGCTGTTTCAGGTTGAGGACTTAAGAGGGACTTTAAAGAGAGCATTAGACAACACGGAGCTCTTAAAGAGACGCTTTAGGCATGTGGCAAACAGGGGGTTGCTCATCCTTAGGAGATACATGGGGAGAAAGAAAAGCTTAAGCAGGCAACAGCTGAATGCACAAACCCTTTTGAGGCTCTTGAAGAAGAACTATCCTGATTTTCCGCTTTTAAAGGAGGTTTACAGGGAAATAATGGAGGACAAGATGGATATAGAAAACGCGGAGCTCTTTTTGAGCTGGGTGAAAGAGGGGAAGATAAAGGTTGTTATAGAGCACAACGAGCTTCCGAGTCCATTTGCCTTCAACCTTGAGGTAATCGGAGCGAGCGACGTTGTTCTCATGGAGGATAGAAGGGAACTAATTAAGCAGTTGCACAGCAAGATTATGAAGCTGATAGAGGAAAAGGCTTAA
- a CDS encoding prolyl oligopeptidase family serine peptidase → MEDPYIWMENLSDERVLKFIEEGNTRFREFLGDLPDRLIEEVREHYYLPNVVEAHITKRGTFVRINEKGRQAIKILETNEVIVDSKQLEEELKDEILLQSFTVDREGKRLAYSFSIGGADEGITRIIDLENGEVVEEIKPSLWNIVFLDDGYYFARFYRKGKTPDGVDAPAERIFLKKGGEERMVFGEGLGSGYFMTLHRSNYGNYALLTLSLGWNKSEIYFGPLEEPEKWEKVYSSEVPAYPIDYIDGKLYIYTREGKGLGKVIAIENGKVREVIPEDEFPLEWAIIAGGKILAGYLVHASSLLKVFTLDGKLLEEIKFDVPGQVQPLDNDGKKAILRYESFTIPYRLYFFKEKLELIDEVKVEGIFKVGEDFAISKDGTKVHYFIVKGEKDEKKAWVFGYGGFNIALNPRFFPHAIPFIKRGGTFVMANLRGGSEYGEEWHRAGMRENKQNVFDDFIAVLEKLKKEGYKVAAWGRSNGGLLVSAVLVQRPDVMDAALIGYPVIDMLRFHKLYIGSVWIPEYGNPDDPKDREFLLKYSPYHNVKPQKYPPTLIYTGLYDDRVHPAHALKFAKKLKDLGAPVYLRVETKSGHMGASPETRIKELTDLLAFVAKTLEIRV, encoded by the coding sequence GTGGAAGACCCCTATATCTGGATGGAAAACCTAAGTGACGAGAGGGTTTTAAAATTCATAGAAGAGGGAAACACCCGCTTTAGAGAGTTTCTGGGCGATTTGCCCGATAGGCTCATCGAAGAGGTCAGAGAGCACTATTACCTCCCCAACGTCGTTGAAGCTCACATAACAAAGAGAGGGACGTTTGTAAGGATAAACGAGAAGGGGAGGCAGGCAATAAAGATTCTCGAAACAAACGAAGTCATAGTCGATTCAAAGCAGCTTGAAGAGGAACTTAAGGACGAAATTCTTCTGCAAAGCTTCACCGTAGACAGAGAGGGGAAAAGGTTAGCGTACAGCTTTTCAATAGGAGGAGCAGATGAGGGCATTACAAGGATAATTGACCTCGAAAATGGTGAGGTAGTTGAGGAGATAAAACCATCACTCTGGAACATCGTTTTCCTTGATGACGGCTACTATTTTGCACGCTTCTACAGAAAGGGAAAAACACCAGACGGAGTTGATGCTCCTGCGGAGAGAATCTTCCTCAAAAAGGGCGGAGAAGAGAGGATGGTCTTTGGAGAAGGATTGGGCTCAGGATACTTTATGACCCTCCACAGAAGCAACTACGGTAATTATGCACTGCTAACCCTCTCCTTAGGATGGAACAAGAGTGAGATTTATTTTGGTCCCCTTGAAGAGCCGGAAAAATGGGAAAAGGTGTATTCAAGCGAGGTTCCGGCTTATCCAATAGACTACATAGACGGAAAGCTTTACATCTACACAAGGGAAGGAAAGGGACTCGGTAAGGTCATTGCCATTGAAAATGGAAAAGTAAGAGAAGTCATCCCAGAAGACGAGTTCCCGCTGGAGTGGGCTATAATAGCCGGGGGTAAAATCCTTGCCGGCTATCTCGTGCATGCTTCATCACTGCTGAAGGTCTTCACCCTTGACGGGAAGCTTCTTGAGGAGATAAAATTCGACGTGCCCGGACAGGTTCAACCCCTCGATAATGATGGGAAAAAGGCTATTTTGAGGTACGAAAGCTTTACAATCCCATATCGCCTATATTTCTTCAAGGAAAAGCTTGAGCTAATCGATGAGGTAAAAGTGGAGGGTATCTTTAAGGTTGGCGAAGATTTCGCGATTTCAAAGGATGGAACTAAGGTGCACTACTTCATTGTGAAAGGAGAAAAGGACGAAAAGAAGGCGTGGGTTTTCGGATACGGCGGCTTCAACATTGCCCTGAATCCCAGGTTCTTCCCGCATGCAATACCTTTTATAAAGCGCGGTGGAACCTTTGTGATGGCAAACCTTAGAGGAGGAAGCGAATACGGCGAGGAATGGCACAGAGCTGGGATGAGGGAGAACAAACAGAACGTCTTTGATGACTTTATTGCAGTTCTCGAGAAGCTCAAAAAAGAGGGCTACAAGGTTGCTGCCTGGGGAAGAAGCAACGGCGGTCTTTTGGTTTCAGCTGTTTTAGTCCAGAGGCCGGACGTCATGGATGCCGCTTTAATAGGGTATCCGGTTATAGACATGCTGAGGTTCCATAAACTTTACATTGGAAGCGTATGGATACCCGAATACGGCAACCCGGATGACCCAAAGGACAGGGAGTTCCTCCTCAAGTATTCCCCATATCACAACGTAAAGCCCCAAAAGTATCCCCCGACACTAATCTATACCGGCTTGTACGATGACAGAGTTCACCCTGCACATGCACTTAAGTTCGCAAAGAAGCTCAAAGACCTCGGAGCCCCAGTTTATCTGAGGGTAGAAACAAAGAGCGGACACATGGGGGCCTCGCCAGAGACGAGGATTAAGGAACTGACAGACCTGCTCGCTTTCGTGGCTAAGACCTTGGAGATCAGAGTTTAG
- a CDS encoding GNAT family N-acetyltransferase: MILRGKVVGSEIPRFKHRWFGVLEVDAGGRYKLYMSGIAQWFVTGDEVEIHIKNRPKKGNVLDFDDYELYKFYGGDKIKVWPVWEKRYEAERFSPLTGELLYTYRIKAREATYESDFEAIAELEQYHYASQKEKVALWRCENNHIFEANTKQRCPVCGNEKVHILEIKGSTPASRFLILELENREEYEPKILAYVRVDPPIPLMHRRLPNGEIEKNIREKVFPEEWFKPSFWPEKIMKELYEELKKKHTKKIARHLLWEEAKLGALRESNTAGARIARVVVHPDYRSDGLGQLSVKAALEWINERRVPEMRKRKHIVETIAQMARFNPFFEKVGFKFLWETASGRPVLFYPLTDEAKKYIERFLREDPYAPKDGRLWRPSYGKVEPLKGPIVFKNVSKVFESELDIKGLPEEIRFLLEAFGVRHRVIQRPILRNLNFEIKPGEIVAVVGASGAGKTTLIRLLLGAALGYWEEKYRPTSGEIKVPENVKVSALLPGEQEPVFGSESILEHVYRKIGDLNAAVEVLNRSGLSDAVLYRAKFGELSTGQKERAKIASLLAEKPNLLLMDEFAAHLDTLTAMRVAKKVSEILREAGITALIITHRPEVVKALDPDKVLFVGYGTARLSDQF, translated from the coding sequence ATGATACTCCGAGGGAAAGTTGTTGGAAGTGAAATTCCCCGGTTTAAGCACAGATGGTTTGGGGTTCTTGAGGTCGATGCCGGGGGGAGATACAAGCTTTACATGAGCGGTATTGCTCAATGGTTTGTAACGGGGGATGAAGTGGAAATACACATTAAGAACAGACCCAAAAAAGGCAACGTGCTTGACTTTGACGATTATGAGCTCTACAAGTTTTACGGAGGAGATAAAATAAAGGTCTGGCCGGTATGGGAGAAGAGATATGAGGCAGAGCGCTTTTCTCCCCTAACGGGAGAGCTCCTATACACCTATAGGATAAAAGCCAGAGAGGCAACCTATGAAAGCGACTTTGAGGCAATAGCGGAGCTTGAGCAGTATCACTATGCATCTCAGAAGGAGAAGGTTGCGCTTTGGAGGTGTGAGAACAACCACATCTTCGAGGCAAACACGAAGCAGAGATGCCCGGTTTGTGGGAATGAAAAAGTCCACATTCTTGAGATTAAGGGTTCCACTCCAGCATCGAGGTTTTTGATTCTTGAGCTTGAGAACAGGGAGGAATACGAGCCGAAGATTTTGGCATACGTAAGGGTTGACCCGCCTATTCCGCTGATGCACCGCCGTTTGCCCAATGGTGAAATAGAGAAGAACATAAGGGAGAAGGTTTTTCCGGAGGAGTGGTTTAAGCCCTCTTTCTGGCCAGAGAAAATCATGAAAGAGCTTTATGAAGAGCTGAAGAAAAAGCACACAAAAAAGATCGCACGCCATCTGCTGTGGGAGGAGGCTAAGTTGGGGGCTTTAAGGGAGAGCAACACGGCTGGAGCTAGAATAGCTAGAGTTGTTGTGCATCCGGATTATAGAAGCGATGGACTCGGACAGCTCAGCGTTAAAGCCGCCCTCGAGTGGATAAACGAGAGAAGAGTCCCGGAGATGAGAAAGAGAAAGCACATAGTAGAGACAATAGCCCAGATGGCTCGTTTCAATCCGTTTTTTGAGAAAGTTGGGTTTAAGTTTCTATGGGAGACAGCAAGCGGAAGACCAGTGCTTTTCTATCCCCTAACTGATGAAGCGAAGAAATACATCGAAAGGTTTCTCAGAGAAGACCCATATGCTCCCAAGGATGGAAGATTGTGGAGGCCAAGCTACGGGAAGGTTGAACCCTTGAAGGGGCCAATAGTTTTTAAGAATGTCAGCAAGGTGTTTGAAAGTGAACTGGACATAAAGGGTCTCCCGGAGGAGATAAGGTTCCTTCTGGAAGCTTTTGGGGTTAGACACAGGGTGATACAGAGGCCGATTTTAAGGAACCTGAACTTTGAAATTAAGCCCGGTGAAATAGTTGCGGTTGTTGGGGCAAGTGGAGCTGGGAAGACGACTCTCATTAGGCTTCTCCTTGGTGCAGCACTTGGCTATTGGGAAGAGAAATACAGACCTACGAGTGGAGAGATTAAGGTGCCGGAGAACGTTAAAGTTTCGGCACTGCTACCGGGGGAGCAGGAACCTGTTTTTGGAAGTGAAAGCATTTTGGAGCATGTTTACAGAAAGATAGGGGATTTAAACGCAGCCGTTGAGGTTCTAAACCGCTCCGGTCTTAGTGATGCCGTTCTTTATAGGGCGAAGTTCGGCGAGCTTTCGACGGGCCAAAAGGAGAGGGCAAAGATAGCATCTTTACTTGCAGAGAAGCCAAATCTTCTGCTTATGGACGAATTCGCTGCCCATCTTGACACCCTTACCGCCATGAGGGTCGCCAAAAAGGTAAGTGAAATTCTAAGGGAAGCTGGCATAACAGCCTTGATAATAACCCACAGACCTGAGGTCGTCAAGGCCTTGGATCCGGATAAGGTTCTCTTTGTGGGCTATGGAACCGCAAGGCTGAGTGATCAATTTTGA
- a CDS encoding DUF4097 family beta strand repeat-containing protein → MIEVVEREYKVGEGTKLKIGNVNGTIKIEGYEGETIKLKAEKKWGLLGAEPKIKVKKEGNVLEIKAEQKRNFGIGIGGSAVNFEILLPKGIEIEKVGNVNGSIGIKGVRRVGKVSTVNGSIVLENCFFEKASTVNGSIKAVFSTMKGDSVISTINGSIEVYIPRKADVEIEASGVNGKITSELPGELKSAYGSKSFETVLGEGTHKLKISTVNGSIVIKAL, encoded by the coding sequence ATGATAGAGGTTGTTGAGAGAGAATATAAGGTTGGAGAAGGAACAAAGCTGAAGATTGGAAACGTAAACGGCACCATAAAGATCGAGGGTTATGAGGGTGAAACTATAAAACTGAAAGCCGAAAAAAAGTGGGGGCTTTTAGGTGCAGAGCCAAAGATAAAGGTCAAAAAAGAGGGAAACGTGCTTGAGATTAAAGCAGAGCAGAAAAGGAACTTTGGGATAGGTATTGGTGGTAGTGCGGTTAATTTTGAGATTTTACTCCCCAAGGGGATTGAGATTGAAAAGGTTGGAAATGTTAACGGCTCAATAGGCATTAAAGGGGTCAGAAGAGTTGGGAAGGTATCCACTGTAAACGGAAGCATAGTCCTTGAAAACTGCTTCTTTGAAAAAGCCTCAACTGTAAACGGAAGCATAAAAGCAGTGTTTTCGACTATGAAGGGAGATAGTGTGATTTCAACCATAAACGGGAGCATTGAAGTATATATCCCAAGAAAAGCGGACGTTGAAATAGAGGCAAGTGGCGTCAATGGAAAGATAACTTCTGAGCTTCCCGGGGAGTTGAAGTCTGCTTATGGTTCAAAATCCTTTGAGACGGTTCTTGGAGAAGGAACCCACAAGCTCAAGATTTCAACCGTAAACGGGAGCATAGTAATTAAAGCACTATAA
- the mrtA gene encoding CPBP family archaeomyxosortase MrtA, producing the protein MIALYALAGILIALNYRLGKNIYEWAFYDGLFYVLIPLTVAYFLGFKPRELGFKTGKRDGYVWAFALFLLSFPISVYASQLESFKAYYPIFAYSSWEDFLLKELLIGVIMFAHEAFYRGILLFPLARKNKWLGIIVQNVPYTLVHIGKPPLEVPYSFIAGIIFAKIDLKSESFLPSFLLHWVGAVAFDLLIVL; encoded by the coding sequence ATAATTGCCCTCTACGCTCTTGCCGGAATTCTCATTGCTCTCAACTATCGATTAGGGAAAAACATCTACGAATGGGCTTTTTATGATGGCCTTTTCTATGTGCTCATACCCCTCACAGTTGCTTATTTTCTTGGCTTCAAGCCCCGGGAGCTCGGCTTTAAAACAGGGAAAAGAGATGGCTATGTTTGGGCTTTTGCCCTCTTTCTCCTCTCTTTTCCTATAAGTGTTTATGCCTCCCAGCTGGAAAGCTTCAAGGCGTATTATCCGATATTTGCCTACTCTTCTTGGGAGGATTTTCTCCTTAAGGAGCTTTTGATTGGCGTTATCATGTTTGCCCACGAGGCATTTTACAGAGGGATTCTCCTCTTTCCCCTTGCAAGGAAAAACAAGTGGTTAGGGATAATCGTCCAGAACGTTCCCTACACTCTCGTCCACATAGGCAAGCCGCCACTGGAAGTTCCCTACTCGTTCATAGCGGGAATAATCTTTGCAAAAATTGATTTAAAGAGTGAAAGCTTTCTGCCGAGTTTTCTTCTCCACTGGGTCGGTGCGGTGGCTTTTGACCTACTTATAGTGCTTTAA
- a CDS encoding peptidylprolyl isomerase, whose translation MKVAKKDVIRLHYTGKIEETGEIFDTTYEDVAKEAGIYSEKGIYGPVSIAVGAGHVIKGLDEALEGLEVGKKHVIKLPPEKAFGKRDPKLIKTFTIGQFRRQGIYPFPGLDVEIETESGKKLKGRVMSVSSGRVRVDFNHPYAGKTVVYEVEILEKIDDPIEKVKALIELRIPRIDFEKVQIEVGENDVKIDFGEQTIDPRTLVLGEILLESDLRFLGYEKIEFKPSVEELLKPPEARIEEEVEEEVKEETKEEAEGTTETVKEETTKEEKIQEQEEKPEESEENKG comes from the coding sequence ATGAAAGTTGCAAAGAAAGACGTAATAAGGCTCCACTACACCGGAAAAATAGAAGAAACGGGAGAGATATTTGACACGACTTACGAGGATGTTGCAAAGGAAGCCGGAATCTACAGCGAAAAGGGAATTTACGGGCCAGTTTCGATAGCGGTTGGTGCTGGACACGTTATAAAAGGCCTTGATGAAGCCCTTGAGGGCTTAGAGGTTGGAAAGAAGCATGTCATCAAGCTCCCGCCAGAGAAGGCATTTGGAAAGAGGGACCCAAAGCTCATAAAAACATTCACAATCGGCCAGTTTAGAAGGCAGGGCATATACCCTTTTCCGGGTCTTGATGTGGAGATCGAAACGGAGAGCGGAAAGAAGCTCAAGGGCAGAGTAATGAGCGTGTCCAGCGGCAGGGTTAGAGTTGACTTCAACCATCCATACGCGGGAAAAACCGTTGTTTATGAGGTTGAGATACTTGAAAAAATAGACGACCCAATAGAGAAAGTGAAGGCCTTAATCGAGCTCAGAATTCCAAGAATAGACTTTGAAAAAGTGCAGATCGAAGTGGGCGAAAACGACGTTAAAATAGACTTCGGAGAACAGACAATAGATCCGAGAACCCTTGTTTTAGGCGAAATTCTTCTTGAGAGCGACCTCAGGTTCCTTGGGTATGAGAAGATCGAGTTCAAACCAAGTGTAGAAGAGCTTTTGAAGCCACCAGAGGCCAGGATAGAGGAAGAAGTTGAAGAAGAGGTAAAGGAAGAAACAAAAGAGGAAGCCGAGGGGACAACGGAAACAGTGAAAGAAGAGACAACAAAAGAAGAAAAGATCCAAGAACAAGAGGAAAAACCAGAAGAAAGCGAAGAAAATAAAGGGTGA
- the cysS gene encoding cysteine--tRNA ligase translates to MGVKVYNTMSKQKEEFNPLRDGEVRMYVCGPTVYDYTHLGHARTYIAFDVIRRYLEHKGYTVLMVMNFTDIDDKIIRRANETGEDPKELAEKFLKYFLEDMKALKVKPADIYPRVTEHIQDIIEFVKKLEEKGYAYEGSDGVYFEVRKYREYGKLSKINLEELRKGARVEPGEGKRNPEDFALWKKAKPGEPKWESPWGEGRPGWHIECSTMSTKYLGESFDIHGGGNDLIFPHHENEIAQTEACTGKEWVKYWLHTGFVMVKGEKMSKSLGNFVTIRELLQRYSAEVIRFFVLQKHYRSPLDYTEEGIQHAKNNLERLYHTLENIRIALEKAETPFKWDKEEFELYEVVRDAKKKFYEAMDDDFNTAEAMKPIFEVANAVNRYLEKVEKPKESVLRKALEFFKMISEVFGIFEDYFKETKETKEEELIELLIEVRSALRKQKNFELADKIRSELGELGIQLEDTPQGTIWKRINV, encoded by the coding sequence ATTGGGGTGAAGGTTTATAACACGATGTCCAAGCAGAAGGAGGAGTTTAATCCTTTGAGGGATGGCGAGGTCAGAATGTACGTGTGCGGGCCAACGGTTTACGATTACACTCATCTCGGCCATGCAAGGACTTATATCGCCTTTGACGTTATTAGAAGGTATCTGGAGCATAAGGGGTACACGGTTTTAATGGTCATGAACTTCACCGATATAGACGACAAGATCATCAGAAGGGCAAATGAAACCGGTGAAGATCCAAAGGAACTGGCTGAAAAGTTCTTGAAGTATTTCCTTGAGGATATGAAGGCTTTGAAGGTAAAGCCTGCCGACATTTACCCAAGGGTAACGGAGCACATTCAGGATATAATTGAATTTGTTAAGAAGCTTGAGGAAAAAGGCTATGCATACGAAGGAAGCGATGGCGTTTACTTTGAAGTCAGGAAGTACCGAGAATACGGGAAGCTGAGCAAGATAAACCTTGAGGAGCTTAGAAAAGGGGCGAGAGTAGAGCCCGGAGAAGGGAAGAGAAATCCAGAGGACTTTGCCCTGTGGAAGAAAGCAAAACCTGGGGAGCCCAAATGGGAAAGTCCGTGGGGTGAGGGAAGGCCTGGATGGCACATAGAGTGTTCCACCATGAGCACCAAATACCTCGGCGAGAGCTTTGATATCCACGGGGGAGGAAACGATTTAATTTTCCCGCACCACGAAAACGAGATAGCTCAAACAGAGGCATGCACCGGCAAAGAATGGGTGAAATACTGGCTTCACACGGGCTTTGTAATGGTCAAAGGAGAGAAAATGAGCAAAAGCCTTGGAAACTTCGTTACCATCCGGGAGCTCCTTCAAAGATACTCGGCAGAGGTCATCAGGTTCTTTGTCCTTCAAAAGCACTATCGCTCTCCTTTGGACTACACGGAAGAGGGGATTCAACATGCAAAGAACAACCTTGAGAGGCTTTATCATACACTCGAAAACATAAGAATAGCCCTTGAAAAGGCAGAAACGCCGTTTAAATGGGATAAAGAAGAGTTCGAGCTTTATGAAGTGGTAAGGGATGCGAAGAAGAAGTTTTACGAAGCGATGGACGATGACTTCAACACGGCTGAGGCTATGAAGCCAATATTTGAAGTGGCAAATGCCGTAAACAGGTATCTTGAGAAGGTTGAGAAGCCAAAGGAAAGCGTTCTTAGAAAAGCCCTTGAGTTCTTCAAAATGATAAGCGAAGTCTTTGGAATATTCGAGGACTATTTCAAAGAGACCAAAGAGACAAAGGAAGAGGAACTAATAGAGCTACTAATTGAAGTTAGAAGTGCACTCAGAAAACAGAAAAACTTTGAGCTGGCAGACAAAATAAGGAGCGAGCTCGGAGAGCTTGGTATTCAACTTGAAGACACACCCCAGGGAACAATATGGAAAAGGATAAACGTTTGA
- a CDS encoding type II toxin-antitoxin system VapC family toxin, with product MIVIDASALAKVILQEENWESIPLTEKTATLDYALVEALNAIWKAVIQKRLDEEDAKDRTEALKYLAKSLLLFEAKNYFERALEIALKEKITVYDALYIALAEELKAEFYTPDVKQFEAAKKYVRVKLI from the coding sequence GTGATAGTAATTGATGCATCTGCTCTCGCTAAAGTTATCCTTCAAGAAGAGAACTGGGAAAGTATCCCACTAACGGAAAAAACTGCAACGCTGGATTACGCTCTCGTTGAAGCATTAAACGCTATTTGGAAGGCTGTTATCCAAAAACGGCTAGATGAAGAAGACGCAAAAGACAGAACTGAAGCACTGAAGTATCTCGCCAAAAGCCTGTTGCTCTTCGAAGCCAAGAATTACTTTGAGCGTGCTTTGGAGATAGCGCTGAAGGAAAAAATTACCGTTTACGATGCTCTCTACATAGCCCTTGCGGAAGAACTAAAAGCTGAGTTTTATACCCCTGACGTTAAGCAGTTTGAGGCAGCGAAAAAATACGTGAGAGTAAAGCTCATTTAA